One Cupriavidus necator N-1 DNA window includes the following coding sequences:
- a CDS encoding SMI1/KNR4 family protein yields MHQTWLQIRSLLETRSCLSLFDLNPPASADAIRSLERHIRLSLPQSFKELLALHNGQGPGRKCGLFFGDEFLSITEIQTQWDNWKSLEDENLNEELASSMSSQPPGVVKPHYLNSRWVPFTHDGGGNHSALDFDPDSEGHIGQVIAFGRDEDEKKLLGSSFEDFLSQFQRRLLSVRWSLVEGYWKFEEPQYRCHYHAWPVL; encoded by the coding sequence GTGCACCAAACTTGGCTACAGATTCGCTCACTGCTGGAGACTCGAAGCTGTCTCTCGTTGTTTGACCTGAACCCACCCGCATCTGCTGACGCTATCCGCTCCCTTGAGCGACACATCAGACTATCATTACCGCAATCGTTCAAGGAGTTGCTCGCTTTGCATAACGGGCAAGGTCCGGGCCGGAAGTGTGGCTTGTTCTTCGGAGACGAGTTCCTGTCAATCACCGAGATTCAAACCCAGTGGGACAACTGGAAATCTCTCGAGGACGAGAATCTGAACGAAGAGTTGGCGTCCTCCATGTCATCGCAACCACCCGGGGTAGTCAAGCCGCATTACCTCAACTCAAGGTGGGTTCCCTTCACGCACGATGGGGGAGGCAACCACAGCGCCCTGGACTTTGACCCTGATTCAGAAGGTCACATTGGGCAGGTCATCGCCTTTGGGCGCGACGAAGATGAGAAGAAGCTGCTTGGCAGTTCCTTCGAAGACTTTCTCAGTCAGTTTCAGCGGCGCCTTCTCTCTGTTCGCTGGAGCTTGGTGGAAGGCTACTGGAAATTTGAAGAACCTCAATACCGCTGCCACTACCATGCGTGGCCTGTGCTCTAA
- the tnpA gene encoding IS66 family insertion sequence element accessory protein TnpA → MAEHRDGSSGHEGTRYYRHDQAFWREMVAQWNNSGLGIRAFCRQHGLAVSTSGLWRKRVDHDQPAVMPLTVTADTAFIAAATGTAPAVQAVADIAPSRGRDHVVIALAGARIELTGAHAERIVRFVLGQLGGGRC, encoded by the coding sequence ATGGCCGAGCATCGAGACGGCAGTAGTGGACACGAAGGGACGAGGTATTACCGGCATGATCAAGCCTTCTGGCGGGAGATGGTGGCGCAGTGGAACAATAGCGGGCTGGGCATCCGCGCTTTCTGCCGGCAGCATGGCCTGGCGGTCAGCACCTCTGGCCTGTGGCGCAAGCGCGTGGACCACGACCAGCCGGCTGTGATGCCTCTGACGGTGACCGCCGACACCGCGTTCATCGCGGCGGCCACGGGCACAGCACCCGCCGTGCAAGCGGTGGCCGACATCGCGCCATCGAGGGGGCGTGACCATGTAGTGATCGCACTGGCCGGCGCGCGCATCGAACTCACCGGCGCGCATGCCGAGCGCATCGTACGCTTTGTGCTCGGGCAACTGGGAGGCGGACGGTGCTGA
- a CDS encoding protein PemK: protein MTTAAYNETNPFAIKFQGPKEKVSYVLAHQPKSFDWRARNAKAHSQTPRRSARACCWRSIFLLATPLCALTGQSQAAASGPQERN, encoded by the coding sequence ATGACTACCGCAGCCTACAACGAGACCAATCCGTTTGCGATCAAGTTTCAAGGACCGAAGGAAAAGGTCAGCTACGTTCTGGCTCATCAACCCAAGTCGTTTGACTGGCGTGCCCGGAATGCAAAGGCTCACAGCCAGACGCCCCGGCGCTCCGCGCGTGCTTGTTGTTGGCGATCAATATTTCTGCTAGCGACGCCCCTATGTGCGCTAACAGGCCAATCGCAGGCCGCTGCGTCCGGGCCACAGGAGCGCAATTGA